The following nucleotide sequence is from Roseivirga sp. BDSF3-8.
ATATGCACACTGGATCATTTCCCGGTCTATATTTCCTGCCAGTTGGTAGGCTCCTGGGATATTGTAGGATATATTTCCTTCCTCAAACTGACTGAGCACCCATAACCTGTGCTGTGAAGGTGTGGCACGGTAGCGTTCCTTTTTAGGAGCTGCCTCAATATTACTACTGTCTCTGGACACTAGCCGGGGGGCGATGACCTTAATAGTAGGATACTGAAATAGGTCCCTAACTTCCATAGAAAGCCCTAATGACTGCTGTACCTTATTTACCAGCCGCACGGCCCTGAGACTGTGGCCTCCTAACTCAAAGAAGCTATCGGTTATACCAACGCCTTCTACATTAAGAACTTCTTCCCAAATCTGAACCAGTTCAGCTTCAAGCTTACTGCGCGGAGTTTCATATTGTCGTACTACTACATCTTCTGAACTTACTGCCGGTAATGCTTTCTTATCCACCTTACCGTTAGCAGTCATAGGAATAGCCTCCAGATCTATAAAGTAGGCAGGAACCATGTAGGCGGGCAGTTTGCTGCTCAGGTAATCCTTTACCTCTGCTTTATCCAGGTCGTCGGATACTACTAAATAGGCTATAAGGCTTGCTTCTGAGTGCTCTGTCCGAACGACAACTACGGCTTCATTCACCCCTGGGTGGGATAAAAGGGTATGCTCAATCTCGCCTAGTTCTATGCGATGTCCTCGTACCTTGACCTGGTCATCTATACGGCCCTGGTACTCCAGTATAGTACCCGGCAGCCAGCGGCACAGGTCGCCGGTTTTGTACAGTCTTTCCCCAGGATTGAAAGGACTGGCTATAAACTTCTCCCCCGTTAGCTCCTCACGGTTCAGGTAACCACGGGCAAGTCCACTGCCCCCAAGATAAAGCTGTCCGCTTACCCCTACCGGCTGAAGCTGCATGGCTTCTGAAAGTACGTAAGCCTGCGTATTGCTCACCGGTCGGCCTATCGGTACAGTAGTATCGTAGGTGCCATCCAGGCGGTAACTAGTACTGTAGGTCGTGTCTTCCGACGGACCGTACAAATTACGTACCTCTATGCCGGAATCTTTTAAGTGGTCGGCTATGCTTAGCGGAAAAGGCTCCCCGGCAAGGTTTATCGCCACGATGTTTTGCAAATCCAGACCGGTCTGCAACAGGCTGTGCATTACGCTGGGAACGGTATTGATCAAAACCGCCCTGTCTTCGGACAGATGCCCGGCAATGGAAAGGCCGTCCTTCAGTATTCTGACTTTCTTACCGGTAATAAGAGGGTAGAATAATTCGAACACCGACAGATCAAAGCAATGGGAGGTTACGGCGTAAACCGTCTCGGCGCCTGTCCGGCTAAATTCTTTTACCGCCCAGTGCAGCAAGGCGACTACATTCCTATGCTCGATCATCACGCCTTTGGGCTGGCCCGTAGAGCCGGAAGTATACAGGACGTAGGCCAGATCGCCGGGACTAATAGTCTTGCCGGGATGTACTGAAGACGGGGAAGAAGCATGAAAGTCATTCAGAAGGCTCTGGTCTATCGTAAGTTTGCGGTTGCTGTCTGCCTCCATAAAGGCGATGCGTGACTCGGGGTAGTTAGGATCGATAGGCACATACGCCGCACCTGTTTTCAGTACGGCCAGCAGGGAAATGAGAAGCCACTCGCTGCGCTCAAGCTTTACGCCTACCAGGTCTTCGGAAACTAAACCGTACTCAGTAATCAGGTAACGGGCCAGTCGGTTGGACGCTTCGTCCAGTTCCCGGTAGGTCAGAGCACGCTCTTCGGCTAAAACGGCCACAGCTTCAGGGCTCTTGCCTGCCTGAGCATGGAACAGGCTTAGCAAAGTATCCTCTGCAGGGTAGTCCACCGTAGTGCGGTTAAACTCATCAAGCAACTGCTGCTCTTCAGACTGGCTAAGCAAGTTAATATCTGAAATTTCACGGCTGGGTACATTCATACCTCCTAGCAACATGTTTTCCAAATGTGCAGGCAGCCGCTCTATAAAGGATGCACTATAGATATCTGAATTGTAGGTAAGGCGAAGAGTAAGGCCTTCTTTTTCTGTAAACGCAAAAGAAATATCGAACTGTGCCGTGTCCTGCGGTATATCGTATGGAGATATGAAAACTGCTCCGGCTCTCTCGTAATCAAATGCATTAAGCTGTTGCTGATTATGCAGTACGACCAAAACATCGAATAAAGGTGACCGGGAAGTATCCCGTACAATAGACAACTCATCTACCAATTGGTCAAAAGGGTACCGCTGATAAGCATATGCATCAAACAGGACCTTCTTCTCCTTTTCAATAAGGCTTGAAAAGGTTTCTCTTTCCTGGATTCGGGTACGAACAGCCAGGGTATTGAGGTAAAGTCCGATCTGATTTTCAAGGTCGGGATGTTCTCTGCCGGCTATGGGTGTACCCAGTACAATATCATTCTGGTTGCTATACCTGGAGAGCAGGGCATTGATACCTGACATCAGCACCGTGAACAAGGTGACCTGGTTTTTTTTTGCAAAGCCTTTTAATTGCGACAAAAAGGCCTGGGAATAATGAAAGACTATCTCTTTTCCCGCACTTGTTCTGACGGTTGGCCTTTTATTCTTACCCGGCAATTCCAGAACGGGTACTTCATCATTAAATTGGTTAAGCCAGTATGACCTTGCTTCTTTCTGGGTATCTGACTGGTTTTGGTTGTCCAGCCAGGCGGTATAGTCTTTATACTGTATGGGTAACTCCGGAAGGGAGATTTTCTTTGTCTGCTGAAGCTGCCCGTAAGCCGAAAACACTTCTTTGATAAATACTTCCAAAGACCATCCGTCACCGATAATATGGTGCATGATCAGGGCCAGGAGGTGTTTGTCATCTTCTGCTTTTATGATATACACCCGGAACAGGCCGGCAGCCGCAGAAAGGTCAAATGCTTCCTGGCGGGCTGTAGTGATGAAGTCACTGGCTGTTTTATAAGGGTATTGGGTGGTAGAAAAGTCCAGTACCTTCAGACTGGTCTCAAATTTTTCTGCAGGCACGACGTACTGTCTCAACTGATTGTCAGCGTCAAGTCTGAACCCTGTACGCAGTATCTCATGCCGGGCTATCACATGACGAAGTGCCGCTTCCAGTTGTTCGATATTAAGGTTACCCTCCAGGCTCAGAGCTCCGGAAATGTGATAGGCTTTACTGCTATCGCCTAATTGACTCAGGGCATATAGTCTCCGCTGACCCGGCGTGACAGGGTAGGTTGCTTGATCGGATAGAATTGGGATGGCACTAAATACATCTTTATCAGCCTTATTCGAGAAGTATCTGATGGTAGGATTTACATAAAATGCATTGAAGGAAATACTTATTCCCAACTGACGCTGCATACTATTGATCACCTGGCGAATCATCAGACTATGACCGCCTAATTCAAAGAAGTTATCAGTGGTACCAAAACGGTCCGTACCAAGCACCTCCTGCCAAATGGCATGAATCCCCCGTTCCACTTCGTTTACGGGAGCGACGATTTCGCCGGTGCCTGTTTTTTTGCCGGCCATCACTGACAGAGCCTTACGGTCGACCTTACCATTGGGCGTGAGCGGAATACTTTCCAGCTTCAGGAAGGCGTTAGGTAGCATATAAGCAGGTAACTTACCTGCTACAAATACCCTTAAAGCCTCATGCTCAATATCCTTACGACTTACGTAAAAGGCTGTGAGAGCAGGGCCGGTATTTTTTTCTATAATTTCGACGACGACTTCGTTGATAGCTTCTGAAAAGCCGGAAATGGCATTTTCTATTTCCCCTAATTCAATCCGGTAGCCTCTGAGCTTTACCTGATTATCTTTTCTACCCAGGAAGGTGATATTGCCGTCCGGCATCCAAAGGGCAAGATCACCGGTGTCATACATACGTTCACCTTTACGGAAGGGATTTTCCAGGAATTTTTCAGCAGTAAGCTCCGGTTTATTCAGGTACCCGGCTGCCACACCGGCTCCGGCCAGGTAAAGTTTACCAGGCATCCCCGGAGGAATGGGCTGGAGGTTATCATCCAGGATATAAGCACGGGTGCCGCGTATGGGCCGGCCAATGGGCACATTGATATAAGTCTGCCCGGATACACGGTATACTGTGCTGTACGTAGTGTCCTCAGATGGGCCGTACAGGTTTCTGACCTGGGGTATATTGGCTACCAGCCTGGCTGCCAGATCGGCAGGAAACGGCTCACCCGCAAGGTTAAGTACATTTACATTACTTAGGATAGCTTCACCCTTATCAGTGATAAGCTTTCTTATAACAGAAGGCACCGTATTCAGCAGGATGTGGCTATCACTCTTCATGTAGATAGGAATATCCAAGGCATTTTTTAGTACGCGGATAGTGGATCCTACAGAAAGGGTATAAAATATCTCAAAAACAGAAAGGTCAAAACAATGAGAGGTAGCAGCATAAACGGTTTTAAATGAGGCGTTGTCAAACTCTTCCCAAGCCCACTGCATGAAAGCCATTGCATTGCTATGAGTGATCATTACTCCTTTAGGCTGACCAGTTGTACCGGATGTATATATCAGGTAAGCGATGTCATCTCCCGCCCTGTAAATAGTAGGATTATGCTTATCATAAGTATCCCGGACTGACAGGAAGTGATCAATAAACGGTTGATCTATAATAACCTTGCTCTGACTGTCTTCTTCCAGATAGGCTACCCGCTCCTGGGGATATGCAGTATCTATGGGGACATAGGCAGCCCCTGCTTTCAGCACGGCCAGTAGGGAAATGATGAGATGCTGGCTCCGGTCCAGCTTCACTCCCACAAAGTCACCAGGCTGAACCTGGTATTTATGAATAAGGCAAGTGGCAAGCTGATTAGCTTGGTGATT
It contains:
- a CDS encoding amino acid adenylation domain-containing protein — encoded protein: MSDSEDKIISYYWKEKVRDKEVYEFDLTVPRIDKRLLVKGEDCASFNNVTSGKDIVIYTVCMAIYNALLQRYFEGPEAIFSSCSAIKDGKPLLINTHSLSDHTLKDSLQTTKAEIQEVYRHANYDDEELKRLNLESFNYYTPYALIFSQDLLKSINPFALAVCKSGENGIYLQLSYSSYFVDKFKAEHFLLMFSRMIRNLDSYLNSLLATASLLTEREFDTVVEHFNQHAPLTGSVPSGTIIQLFEKQATDAPAVTAIVFGEQRFTYKEINHQANQLATCLIHKYQVQPGDFVGVKLDRSQHLIISLLAVLKAGAAYVPIDTAYPQERVAYLEEDSQSKVIIDQPFIDHFLSVRDTYDKHNPTIYRAGDDIAYLIYTSGTTGQPKGVMITHSNAMAFMQWAWEEFDNASFKTVYAATSHCFDLSVFEIFYTLSVGSTIRVLKNALDIPIYMKSDSHILLNTVPSVIRKLITDKGEAILSNVNVLNLAGEPFPADLAARLVANIPQVRNLYGPSEDTTYSTVYRVSGQTYINVPIGRPIRGTRAYILDDNLQPIPPGMPGKLYLAGAGVAAGYLNKPELTAEKFLENPFRKGERMYDTGDLALWMPDGNITFLGRKDNQVKLRGYRIELGEIENAISGFSEAINEVVVEIIEKNTGPALTAFYVSRKDIEHEALRVFVAGKLPAYMLPNAFLKLESIPLTPNGKVDRKALSVMAGKKTGTGEIVAPVNEVERGIHAIWQEVLGTDRFGTTDNFFELGGHSLMIRQVINSMQRQLGISISFNAFYVNPTIRYFSNKADKDVFSAIPILSDQATYPVTPGQRRLYALSQLGDSSKAYHISGALSLEGNLNIEQLEAALRHVIARHEILRTGFRLDADNQLRQYVVPAEKFETSLKVLDFSTTQYPYKTASDFITTARQEAFDLSAAAGLFRVYIIKAEDDKHLLALIMHHIIGDGWSLEVFIKEVFSAYGQLQQTKKISLPELPIQYKDYTAWLDNQNQSDTQKEARSYWLNQFNDEVPVLELPGKNKRPTVRTSAGKEIVFHYSQAFLSQLKGFAKKNQVTLFTVLMSGINALLSRYSNQNDIVLGTPIAGREHPDLENQIGLYLNTLAVRTRIQERETFSSLIEKEKKVLFDAYAYQRYPFDQLVDELSIVRDTSRSPLFDVLVVLHNQQQLNAFDYERAGAVFISPYDIPQDTAQFDISFAFTEKEGLTLRLTYNSDIYSASFIERLPAHLENMLLGGMNVPSREISDINLLSQSEEQQLLDEFNRTTVDYPAEDTLLSLFHAQAGKSPEAVAVLAEERALTYRELDEASNRLARYLITEYGLVSEDLVGVKLERSEWLLISLLAVLKTGAAYVPIDPNYPESRIAFMEADSNRKLTIDQSLLNDFHASSPSSVHPGKTISPGDLAYVLYTSGSTGQPKGVMIEHRNVVALLHWAVKEFSRTGAETVYAVTSHCFDLSVFELFYPLITGKKVRILKDGLSIAGHLSEDRAVLINTVPSVMHSLLQTGLDLQNIVAINLAGEPFPLSIADHLKDSGIEVRNLYGPSEDTTYSTSYRLDGTYDTTVPIGRPVSNTQAYVLSEAMQLQPVGVSGQLYLGGSGLARGYLNREELTGEKFIASPFNPGERLYKTGDLCRWLPGTILEYQGRIDDQVKVRGHRIELGEIEHTLLSHPGVNEAVVVVRTEHSEASLIAYLVVSDDLDKAEVKDYLSSKLPAYMVPAYFIDLEAIPMTANGKVDKKALPAVSSEDVVVRQYETPRSKLEAELVQIWEEVLNVEGVGITDSFFELGGHSLRAVRLVNKVQQSLGLSMEVRDLFQYPTIKVIAPRLVSRDSSNIEAAPKKERYRATPSQHRLWVLSQFEEGNISYNIPGAYQLAGNIDREMIQCAYNALLARYESLRTSFREEKGVLYQYISGTEEINSDIAYYDLRENYATEESVTPLLNKIYRHTFELSQAPLFKVALIRTHSDEYLMVFNIHHIISDGWSMEILVKEFSHLYTGMVRDAQPALPELQIQFRDYSEWLLSEARQAELNESEKYWTQQFSGDLPVLELPSFQARPQVKTYKGSSYTHSFSSSLTRLLHDFGHKQKASLFMLLMSGINGLFSRYTNTEDIIIGTPVAGRDHVELENQVGLFLNTLAIRTRFDKNANFAGLLDIQKKTLLDAYAHQQYSFDKLVAHLDLQRDTSRSALFDVLVVLQNQQGLLGQNEISEGEISMTPYRDYTRTVSQFDISLIFSEKEGCLSLYLEYNTDIYSADFIRQLAMHLEGFLVAGIENPEQPIATINYLGQSEEQQLLDEFNRTTVDYPAEDTLLSLFHAQAGKSPEAVAVLAEERALTYRELDEASNRLARYLITEYGLVSEDLVGVKLERSEWLLISLLAVLKTGAAYVPIDPNYPESRIAFMEADSNRKLTIDQSLLNDFHASSPSSVHPGKTISPGDLAYVLYTSGSTGQPKGVMIEHRNVVALLHWAVKEFSRTGAETVYAVTSHCFDLSVFELFYPLITGKKVRILKDGLSIAGHLSEDRAVLINTVPSVMHSLLQTGLDLQNIVAINLAGEPFPLSIADHLKDSGIEVRNLYGPSEDTTYSTSYRLDGTYDTTVPIGRPVSNTQAYVLSEAMQLQPVGVSGQLYLGGSGLARGYLNREELTGEKFIASPFNPGERLYKTGDLCRWLPGTILEYQGRIDDQVKVRGHRIELGEIEHIISLESAVSKVVVTVHKEEAGHNLAAYIVSTDQLDKTALKTRLAASLPGYMVPAYYVKVDTIPVTANGKVDRKALPEITQDDLLVNEYIAPSTSIETTLAEMWKKVLQVDKVGVMDDFFELGGHSLHITRMLYEINAIFDIKLEIKHVFAARNISTLAQLIENEVAFNEVITGSESKVESAEESQNTEVWEI